From the genome of Agromyces intestinalis:
AGCACATCGGCGAACTGCAGCGTGGTCCAGCCGTCGGCTGCGACCGCCTTGCCGGCGTCGAACTGCGCGTCGACCTCGGTGAGGGGCTCGTCGTTGGTGCCGACGAAGGCCTCGCCCGAGTCGGGGTCGGTGACCAGCAGCCCGAGCGTGCCGAGCCGGTCGACGACGGTGATCGGGTAGGTCGGCGAGTCCTCGACGCGCTCGAGCGACGAGGCCATGAGCGACGACACCGCCTGGTCGCGGTTGCCGTTATGCCCGGTGCCGTAGTTGGTGAAGGCGACGTAGCCCGTGTAGCCGAGCACGAACACCTGGAACACCACAAGGAAGATCACCCCGGGCGTGAGGTACTTCGCCGCCAGCCTGCGCCGCGAGAAGTAGATCCAGTTGACGACCGCGGTGACCGCGACGACGATGCCGGCGACGATCCACTGCCCGGCGCCCGCGAGCACCAGCAGGGCGAACAGCGCGATGGCGTCGACGACGGCGAGCAGCAGCAGCTTGAGCGCGAGCACCTTCCAGCCGCCGGATGCCGCGTCGGCGATGGCGGCCGCCCGCCGCTGCCGTTTCGTGGGCGGTGGAGCGGCGGACTCGACCGCTGGATCGTTCTCGGTGATCATCGACATCCTGTGTTCCTCACAGCCAGACGCTGGTCGAGGAGCGACGAAGGAGCGTATCGAGACCCCGTCACGAGGTCTCGATACGCGGCCTCCTTCGTCGGTCGCCCCTCGACCAGCGGTTCGGACTACCCTGCGATGGCCGCCTGCACGTCGGCGGTCAGCTTCTGCCAGGTCGGCACGGGGTCGGCGCCGTTGATGATCTCGGCCTGGGCGATGCCCCAGTACTGCCACACGGCACCCATGGCGGGGATGGCCGGCATCGGCACGGCCTCGGCGCCGACGGCGGCGAAGCCCTCGATGATCGGGTCGCTCGACGCGGTCTCGGCCGCGGCGGAGAGAGCCGGGAGGACGTTGCCGGCCTCGAACAGCTCGAGCTGCACGTCCTCGGTGCCGATGAAGTTCACGAGGAAGTCGTTCGCGGCGACCTTGTTCTTCGACTCGGCCGAGACGAAGAAGCCCTTCACGCCGGCGAACGGCGAGGCGGGCTCACCCGTCGGGCTGGGCACGGTGTCGATCGCGACGTTGATGCCGGCGTCGATCGCGGCGCCGACGTTCCACGGGCCGGTGAGCCAGAACGCCGACTTGCCGGTGACGAAGGAGTCCTTCGCGATGTCGCCGTCGATGTCGGTGTTGAACACGCCGGTGCCGTTCTTGCCCTGGCTGCCGAGCCACGTGGCGAACTGCTCGCCGCCCGCGTTGCCGATCTGCAGGTCCTCGGGGTTGTAGCCGTTCTCGTCGGTGCCGAACACCGGAGCGCCGAACGCGGTCTGGAACGGGTAGAGGTGGTACGGGTTGCCCTCGGCGCCCTGCTCGACCACGAACGGCTGGGTGAGGCCGGCGGCCTGACCCTTGGCGATCATGTCGTCGAAGCTCGTCGCGGCCTCGGGGACGAGGTCGACGTTGCGCAGCACGGCGATGTTCTCGACCGCGTACGGAAGCATGTAGGTCGTGCCCTCGTAGGTGGCCGCGTCGATCGCGACCGGCAGGTAGTCGGCGGCCGAGTCACCGAGCTCGATCGGGGCGACGACGCCGTTCGTCGAGAGCTCGCCGAGCCAGTCGTGCGCGCCCATGGTGATGTCGGGGCCCTTGCCCGTCGGCACCTGCTGGATGAAGTCGTCCTTGATGTCGGCGTTGTCCTTGCCGACCAGGTCGACCTTGACACCGGTCTTCTCGGTGTAGGCCTCGGCTGCGCCCTTCAGTGCGTCGACCCGCTCGGCGTCGACCCAGACGGTCAGCGTGCTCGATGCGGTCTCGCTGTCGTTCGACGAACCGCTGTCGCCGCTGGCGCAACCCGCGAGACCGAGCGTCGCGACGACCGCGACAGCCCCGGC
Proteins encoded in this window:
- a CDS encoding sugar ABC transporter substrate-binding protein; translated protein: MRVNTKSLLAAGAVAVVATLGLAGCASGDSGSSNDSETASSTLTVWVDAERVDALKGAAEAYTEKTGVKVDLVGKDNADIKDDFIQQVPTGKGPDITMGAHDWLGELSTNGVVAPIELGDSAADYLPVAIDAATYEGTTYMLPYAVENIAVLRNVDLVPEAATSFDDMIAKGQAAGLTQPFVVEQGAEGNPYHLYPFQTAFGAPVFGTDENGYNPEDLQIGNAGGEQFATWLGSQGKNGTGVFNTDIDGDIAKDSFVTGKSAFWLTGPWNVGAAIDAGINVAIDTVPSPTGEPASPFAGVKGFFVSAESKNKVAANDFLVNFIGTEDVQLELFEAGNVLPALSAAAETASSDPIIEGFAAVGAEAVPMPAIPAMGAVWQYWGIAQAEIINGADPVPTWQKLTADVQAAIAG